One Hippoglossus stenolepis isolate QCI-W04-F060 chromosome 22, HSTE1.2, whole genome shotgun sequence DNA segment encodes these proteins:
- the tmem168a gene encoding transmembrane protein 168-A gives MAREEDEEELTVNKPKEVDMFTSVRFLGYLSSINLLVAVCVGMYVRWEVTGEPMILVIFILGLFVLGIASILYYYFSMERASLSLFHLWCGFLLGLLCFLNSPALDSDVKELVANYLLLASIILKTVWAVTERICSSIHYKATLLTSNELLELLGFGIASTTMLLHKSAAIVGLVVALGALIVDLRMKSLLALPNLICFALVTSLVFFQAIGIAANPFALGCYLGRLLCEPVLDVYFSGLGPSVRWMPLLSLGNVWRRLSLLPLSVTELAFFVLAALKLGHLELWYLVIPGFCVFGILWFICHIILLITIWGFHTKLSECQKAWRAQRSSSRSLEQVMASRGIRHFCLISERLVFFSLLSTGILGAVSWQPSNGLFLSALLVVLPLESLAHGLFHELGSCLGGTCVGYALVIPTAYCSANGQPTLLPPEQVQQLNQRSTGMLNSVQRLFSHHMIQTFGCDYSTSGVTLEAMLTKLRDFLERHTVDGPRHDTYLIFYSGHTYKGTGSWALSGGESLHLAQLLELWREKNAGHYSRLILVLDTENSLPWVKEVRRVDGIYVAVQGAELSAARVDPEAGDIPLLGDFTSEWVEFNCNPDSDTQWSERGRTVTASYGVSKRWSDYTLHLPTGSDVAKHWKTHFPRVTYPMVHLSNWCCGLNLFWLCSVCLRCFRRCKLAWFPPAVLDTGQGIKLVHS, from the exons ATGGCTcgggaagaagatgaagaggagctcACAGTCAATAAACCCAAGGAGGTGGACATGTTTACGTCCGTGCGTTTCCTGGGCTACCTGTCCAGCATCAACCTCCTTGTGGCGGTGTGCGTGGGCATGTACGTCCGCTGGGAGGTGACGGGCGAGCCGATGATCCTGGTCATCTTCATCCTGGGCCTCTTCGTCCTGGGGATAGCCAGCATCCTCTACTACTACTTTTCCATGGAGAGAGCCAGCCTCAGCTTGTTCCATCTGTGGTGTGGCTTCCTGCTCGGGCTTCTGTGCTTCCTCAACAGCCCCGCTTTGGATTCAGACGTCAAGGAACTGGTCGCCAACTATCTCCTCCTCGCCagtattattttgaaaactgtttgGGCTGTAACCGAGCGCATATGCAGCTCCATCCATTACAAAGCCACTTTGTTGACATCGAATGAGCTGCTGGAGCTCCTGGGATTTGGCATTGCCAGCACCACTATGCTTCTTCACAAGTCAGCGGCCATAGTAGGCTTGGTAGTGGCCCTGGGCGCTCTCATTGTAGACCTGCGGATGAAATCCCTCCTGGCCTTGCCCAACCTCATCTGTTTTGCCTTGGTTACgtctcttgtgtttttccaggCCATAGGCATCGCAGCCAACCCATTTGCTTTAGGCTGCTACCTGGGCAGGCTACTGTGTGAGCCTGTGCTGGATGTGTACTTCAGTGGGCTGGGGCCCAGCGTCCGCTGGATGCCACTGCTCTCTCTGGGGAACGTCTGGAGGAGGCTGTCCCTGCTGCCCCTGAGTGTGACTGAGCTGGCCTTCTTTGTCCTGGCTGCCTTGAAG CTTGGCCACTTGGAGCTGTGGTATCTGGTGATCCCAGGCTTTTGCGTCTTTGGCATTTTGTGGTTCATCTGCCACATTATTCTGCTGATCACAATTTGGGGCTTCCACACGAAGCTGAGTGAGTGTCAGAAGGCCTGGCGGGCTCAGCGGTCCAGTAGCCGCAGTCTGGAGCAAGTCATGGCCTCCAGGGGCATCCGGCACTTCTGCCTCATCTCAGAACGGCTGGTGTTCTTTAGCTTGCTGTCCACGGGGATACTGGGGGCTGTGTCCTGGCAG CCCTCCAACGGCCTCTTTCTCAGCGCTCTGCTGGTGGTGTTGCCTCTGGAGTCCCTGGCCCATGGTTTGTTCCACGAGCTGGGCAGCTGCCTGGGGGGAACCTGCGTCGGATACGCGCTGGTCATACCAACGGCCTACTGCAG TGCCAACGGCCAGCCCACTCTCTTACCACCTGAGCAGGTGCAGCAGTTGAACCAGCGCTCCACGGGCATGCTGAACAGTGTGCAGCGCCTCTTCTCCCACCACATGATCCAGACGTTCGGCTGCGACTACTCCACCAGCGGCGTCACCCTGGAGGCAATGCTGACCAAGCTGCGGGACTTTCTGGAGCGTCACACTGTGGACGGGCCCCGACATGACACCTATCTGATTTTCTACAGCGGGCACACGTACAAAGGCACCGGGTCGTGGGCTCTGTCAG GAGGTGAGAGTCTCCACCTGGCCCAGTTGCTGGAGCTGTGGAGGGAGAAGAACGCCGGCCACTACTCCCGCCTCATCCTCGTCCTGGACACGGAGAACTCCCTCCCCTGGGTCAAGGAGGTGCGCAGGGTGGACGGGATCTATGTGGCCGTGCAGGGGGCCGAGCTGTCCGCCGCCAGGGTCGACCCCGAGGCCGGAGACATCCCTCTGTTAGGGGACTTCACCTCTGAATGGGTGGAGTTCAACTGCAACCCAGACAGCGACACCCAGTGGTCGGAAAGGGGCCGGACAGTGACGGCCTCGTACGGCGTGTCCAAGCGCTGGAGCGACTACACGCTGCACCTGCCCACCGGGAGCGATGTCGCCAAGCATTGGAAGACCCACTTCCCCAGGGTCACATATCCCATGGTGCACCTGTCCAACTGGTGCTGTGGTCTCAACCTGTTCTGGTTGTGCAGCGTGTGTTTGCGCTGCTTCAGGAGGTGCAAACTCGCCTGGTTCCCACCCGCTGTTCTGGACACTGGGCAGGGCATCAAACTGGTGCATTCATAG